The Macrobrachium rosenbergii isolate ZJJX-2024 chromosome 18, ASM4041242v1, whole genome shotgun sequence genome has a window encoding:
- the polybromo gene encoding protein polybromo-1 isoform X2: protein MPKRKRPADGEEGEGGSAGSVSTAASSPGAATPAPAATPLAEGRPKRRRNDTTLVDTIQFIFDALRNKKKDDDTYTCEPFLRVPKKKTEPQYYDMIKNPIDMLKIQQKIKTDVYNDLDEFCKDVQLLVDNAKLYYAKSTDEYKDACELFEIFLVAKDKAPEEINKEKMRLQQQAEEDERHMKKNLSVQRGRPPKTSLAMSAPMILEEDGEPMTMEDVIEELFGAVMTAMDPEGRLYSYDFRLLPSREKYPDYYQIIDRPIDLKTIAQRIMNKKYNNIDELEEDLNLMFNNACAFNEPGSRIFKDARTLKKLTQLRKDDLLQILHAKKSVRLRSKRSITNQLWSVLMAELEEGMELPLPEEDSGGTEMPLSTTHEDEESDEDVDPDNPQWQLFLAAKNLTSTSEPSYCLAEPFRRLPNRRWHADYYVEIRNPISLSQIRKKIVKGDYQYISEMVEDFNLMFDNAQQYNRPDSRIYRDAVKLQKFVQNKADELSTIDEDDTDSESDDDDSQSQNKRRFGRINRPLTFRRRARILFKTLMDYMTEDGRQPIVAFIEKPDKRNYPDYYEVIAQPIDMETIEAKIKGERYTSEDELVADFKLMFRNCQRYNEEGSVIYSDATVLEKVLNEKIRELNQGDGSPGKGKFGKRNKFNQYVNTNKVLRTLYNSVRDFKDSDGRQLSEVFLRLPSKTLYPDYYEVIKQPIDMERILQKLKSNIYMTVDDMLADMTLMFQNACRYNEPDSQIYRDALTLQRHVLQKRLELSTAEDGIPKVGALVQELLMCLFISVFNHEEEYGRYSAESFFDMPDYEEVDGKKTRLLSFDIMKRRLDKGMYTRLDHFQEDMFSIFERARRMSKLNSQLFRDSVTLQTEYIKVRDELCGNGSTLQSRALEFTETELNKQLQQLHSQRGSDQDNELLGEDEDSKPPPQPTDGTNNSSLSHNEIQYFVGDFVYLTPPDKNCDYPMLHIERLWTNSEGRQMVYGCLYYRPAETFHQPNRKFFEQEVFKTDKHNAYPLTDVVGKCYVLPLLDYVKMKPEGVDDKDVYVCESRYNTRNRFFKKIKSFPFNVGERVTLVERPEPLGLKRVDSVFKERIERHKEELAELDEETKISRRSLPNVLKIHPEGATNYTYYEQYNISSGAIKLGDFVYVKGREPGKKAIRQINQLYVTTEGTAYFIGTVFKNAQQCNPNGDHLFYKQELYLTGGLETLPVSDISSRCIVLSQKDYCTFRPTEIREVDVYICENFLDEMNQRVSPLQVGLRKFKLSPMVTHDEIYTFRRPIAVHKMDLSTSTLKKQPASYESSPMTPRMDMDYEDSMDGPPPSVASVDSGATTITPKPIKKAPTGKQFQQMTGKKQMTGYILFSAEIRKSITQKNPNANFGEISRLVGIEWKCLMESDRKVYEDRAHQLNLESAERALSGNGPDSPQTPQASTPDLPLPNNPDVVFECLWETCDYMFEDLLDLSDHLLLEPSGHVHKVGQVFECGWRGCSRHKKSSLAPFPMVQRLMRHVREIHIQKNTGRIIQHCDRSRNFVASSRRSLVNQQPAQTSSTTYPTTGSPHSSLQGLLHGRGNSFSSGTMQSPYPGLLPSSAGQPGHLPYSNAGVSGSPVPSKFCDPIFVAPPPKTQRLLHSEAYIKYIENLDKPFISNWEKHLMASQDSTVVNDSGRLPAQWLANGPGTHGTVVTALWALREYMMKDSLGIAKIL from the exons ATGCCGAAGCGCAAGCGGCCAGCTGacggggaggaaggggagggtggaagTGCAGGATCAGTATCAACTGCTGCCTCCTCCCCAGGGGCAGCTACACCAGCACCAGCTGCCACACCCCTAGCGGAGGGTAGGCCGAAACGGCGCAGAAATGACACAACGCTC GTGGATACAATCCAGTTCATATTTGATGCGctacgaaataaaaagaaagatgacgATACCTATACATGTGAGCCCTTCCTGCGTGTTCCTAAGAAGAAGACTGAGCCTCAGTACTATGATATGATCAAGAATCCCATTGACATGCTCAAGATTCAACAGAAGATCAAAACTGATGTCTATAATGACTTGGATGAGTTCTGCAAAGATGTTCAGTTATTGGTTGATAATGCCAAGCTGTATTATGCCAAG TCCACCGATGAATATAAGGATGCCTGCGAACTGTTTGAGATATTCCTAGTGGCGAAGGACAAGGCACCCGAAGAGATCAACAAAGAGAAGATGAGACTGCAGCAACAAGCAGAAGAGGATGAAAGGCACATGAAGAAA AATCTTTCTGTGCAGAGAGGCCGACCACCAAAAACATCCTTAGCCATGTCAGCTCCTATGATTTTGGAGGAAGATGGTGAGCCCATGACCATGGAAGATGTCATTGAAGAGCTGTTTGGAGCAGTCATGACTGCCATGGATCCTGAGGGTCGATTGTATTCCTATGATTTTCGTCTATTGCCATCAAGAGAA AAATATCCCGATTACTACCAGATAATTGATCGTCCAATAGATCTGAAAACCATCGCCCAGcgaatcatgaataaaaaatacaataatattgaTGAGCTGGAGGAGGACTTGAATCTCATGTTTAACAATGCTTGTGCCTTCAATGAACCAGGCTCAAGAATATTCAAAGATGCTAGAACTTTGAAAAAATTGACACAGTTGCGAAAGGATGATTTGCTTCAGATTCTTCACGCTAAGAAGAGTGTCCGTCTCAG GAGTAAACGTAGCATAACAAACCAGTTATGGTCAGTGTTGATGGCTGAATTAGAGGAGGGGATGGAATTGCCACTACCTGAAGAGGACAGCGGGGGAACAGAGATGCCTCTGAGCACAACCCATGAAGATGAGGAAAGTGACGAAGATGTTGACCCAGATAATCCCCAATGGCAACTTTTCCTGGCTGCTAAGAATTTAACTTCAACAAGCG AACCTTCGTACTGTCTTGCCGAGCCATTTAGGCGTCTGCCAAACAGACGTTGGCATGCTGACTATTACGTCGAAATCCGCAATCCTATTTCACTCTCACAGATTCGAAAGAAGATTGTG AAAGGGGACTACCAGTATATATCAGAAATGGTTGAAGATTTCAACCTTATGTTTGACAATGCTCAGCAGTACAACCGACCGGACTCAAGGATCTATCGGGATGCTGTGAAGCTCCAAAAGTTTGTTCAGAACAAAGCAGATGAGCTCAGTACTATAGATGAGGAT GACACAGATAGCGAAAGCGACGACGACGACTCTCAGTCGCAAAACAAACGTCGTTTTGGACGCATCAACAGACCTCTTACATTCAGACGTCGAGCCAGAATCCTGTTCAAGACACTGATGGATTACATGACTGAGGATGGAAGACAACCAATCGTTGCTTTCATTGAGAAGCCTGACAAACGCAACTATCCAGATTACTATGAG GTGATTGCCCAGCCAATAGATATGGAGACAATAGAGGCCAAAATCAAAGGTGAGAGATATACAAGCGAAGATGAGCTGGTTGCCGATTTCAAACTCATGTTTCGCAATTGTCAGAGGTACAATGAAGAAGGGTCCGTTATTTACTCAGATGCCACAGTTTTAGAAAAG gttttaaatgagaaaataagggaGTTAAACCAAGGTGATGGCAGCCCGGGTAAAGGCAAATTTGGAAAGCGTAACAAATTCAATCAGTACGTGAATACGAATAAGGTGTTGAGAACTCTGTATAATTCTGTTCGAGACTTCAAAGACAGTGATGGACGACAGCTATCAGAGGTGTTTTTGAGGTTACCCTCAAAGACCTTATATCCAGATTATTATGAG GTTATAAAGCAACCCATTGATATGGAAAGGATCCTCCAGAAGTTGAAGTCCAACATTTACATGACCGTTGATGACATGCTAGCTGACATGACATTAATGTTCCAAAACGCGTGTAGGTATAATGAACCCGATTCCCAGATATACAGAGATGCTCTCACATTACAGCGACATGTATTACAG AAACGCCTTGAATTAAGCACGGCAGAGGATGGTATTCCTAAAGTTGGAGCTTTAGTTCAAGAACTTTTAATGTGTCTGTTCATCAGTGTATTTAACCATGAAGAGGAATATGGCAGATACTCTGCAGAGTCCTTTTTTGATATGCCTGATTATGAAGAG GTTGATGGCAAGAAAACCAGGCTACTGTCATTTGACATCATGAAACGACGTCTTGACAAGGGAATGTACACTCGCCTCGATCACTTCCAAGAagatatgttttctatttttgaaagAGCCCGCAGAATGTCCAAGTTGAATTCGCAGTTGTTCCGGGATTCAGTTACTCTGCAGACAGAATACATCAAAGTCAG GGATGAACTGTGTGGCAATGGATCAACCCTTCAGTCTCGCGCATTAGAGTTTACAGAGACAGAATTAAATAAACAGCTGCAACAGTTGCACTCTCAACGAGGTTCTGATCAGGATAATGAACTGCTTGGAGAAGATGAAGATTCAAAG CCACCTCCCCAACCAACAGACGGTACAAATAACAGCAGTCTGAGCCATAATGAAATCCAGTACTTTGTTGGAGACTTTGTGTACCTGACTCCACCAGATAAG AACTGCGACTATCCAATGCTACACATTGAAAGATTGTGGACCAATAGTGAAGGTCGTCAGATGGTGTATGGATGCCTGTACTATCGCCCTGCGGAGACATTCCATCAACCAAACCGTAAAttttttgaacaagaagtgttcaAAACAGACAAGCACAATGCCTATCCATTAACAGAT gttGTCGGAAAATGCTATGTATTACCTTTGCTAGACTATGTTAAGATGAAGCCTGAAGGTGTTGATGATAAAGATGTCTATGTATGTGAATCACGATACAATACAAGAAACAGATTCTTTAAGAAAATTAAG TCATTTCCATTTAATGTTGGAGAGAGAGTTACGCTGGTTGAGAGACCAGAGCCACTGGGGTTGAAGCGTGTCGATTCCGTTTTTAAGGAGAGAATAGAAAGGCACAAGGAAGAACTTGCGGAACTAGATGAAGAAACGAAAATTAGCCGGAGGTCCTTACCG AACGTTTTGAAGATTCATCCTGAAGGTGCAACCAATTATACCTACTACGAGCAGTACAACATATCATCCGGTGCCATAAAACTTGGAGACTTCGTTTATGTCAAAGGTAGAGAACCAGGAAAGAAGGctataaggcaaataaatcagcTCTATGTTACAACAGA AGGGACGGCATACTTTATTGGAACAGTATTCAAGAATGCACAGCAGTGCAATCCTAATGGCGACCATCTGTTCTACAAGCAGGAGTTGTACCTTACTGGTGGCCTTGAGACTCTCCCAGTCTCGGACATTAGTAGTCGCTGTATTGTTCTCAGTCAAAAAGATTATTGTACAT TCCGTCCAACTGAAATCAGAGAAGTTGATGTATATATCTGTGAGAACTTCTTAGATGAAATGAACCAGCGAGTAAGCCCCTTACAAGTAGGGTTGCGCAAATTCAAGCTCTCACCAATGGTTACGCACGATGAAATCTATACATTCAGAAGACCTATTGCTGTCCATAag ATGGATCTGTCTACTTCTACTTTGAAAAAGCAACCAGCAagctat GAATCTTCTCCAATGACTCCAAGAATGGACATGGACTATGAAGATTCCATGGATGGCCCGCCTCCTTCTGTAGCGTCAGTCGATTCAGGTGCCACTACGATCACTCCAAAGCCCATCAAAAAAGCACCAACAGGG aaacaattcCAGCAAATGACAGGAAAGAAACAGATGACTGGGTACATTTTGTTCTCAGCAGAGATTCGAAAAAGCATAACCCAGAAAAATCCAAATGCAAACTTTGGAGAAATTTCCCGACTTGTCGGAATCGAGTGGAAGTGCTTGATGGAAAGTGACCGCAAGGTGTACGAAGACAGAGCTCATCAACTCAATTTGGAAAGTGCCGAAAGAGCACTTAGTGGCAATGGACCAGATTCTCCTCAGACTCCACAG GCATCCACTCCTGACTTGCCTCTTCCTAACAACCCTGATGTTGTATTCGAGTGCTTGTGGGAGACTTGTGATTACATGTTTGAAGATTTACTCGATTTGAGTGATCATCTATTACTCGAGCCATCTGGGCATGTACATAAAGTTGGTCAAG TGTTTGAGTGTGGATGGCGAGGCTGCTCACGACATAAAAAGAGTTCTCTGGCTCCTTTCCCAATGGTACAACGTCTGATGAGACACGTTCGTGAAATTCATATTCAGAAAAATACTGGGAGAATAATACAACACTGTGATCGTTCCAG AAATTTTGTTGCTTCCTCTCGTCGATCTTTGGTAAATCAGCAGCCAGCTCAGACTTCATCCACTACATACCCCACCACAGGATCTCCGCATTCCAGTCTACAAG
- the polybromo gene encoding protein polybromo-1 isoform X4, producing MPKRKRPADGEEGEGGSAGSVSTAASSPGAATPAPAATPLAEGRPKRRRNDTTLVDTIQFIFDALRNKKKDDDTYTCEPFLRVPKKKTEPQYYDMIKNPIDMLKIQQKIKTDVYNDLDEFCKDVQLLVDNAKLYYAKSTDEYKDACELFEIFLVAKDKAPEEINKEKMRLQQQAEEDERHMKKKNLSVQRGRPPKTSLAMSAPMILEEDGEPMTMEDVIEELFGAVMTAMDPEGRLYSYDFRLLPSREKYPDYYQIIDRPIDLKTIAQRIMNKKYNNIDELEEDLNLMFNNACAFNEPGSRIFKDARTLKKLTQLRKDDLLQILHAKKSVRLRSKRSITNQLWSVLMAELEEGMELPLPEEDSGGTEMPLSTTHEDEESDEDVDPDNPQWQLFLAAKNLTSTSEPSYCLAEPFRRLPNRRWHADYYVEIRNPISLSQIRKKIVKGDYQYISEMVEDFNLMFDNAQQYNRPDSRIYRDAVKLQKFVQNKADELSTIDEDDTDSESDDDDSQSQNKRRFGRINRPLTFRRRARILFKTLMDYMTEDGRQPIVAFIEKPDKRNYPDYYEVIKQPIDMERILQKLKSNIYMTVDDMLADMTLMFQNACRYNEPDSQIYRDALTLQRHVLQKRLELSTAEDGIPKVGALVQELLMCLFISVFNHEEEYGRYSAESFFDMPDYEEVDGKKTRLLSFDIMKRRLDKGMYTRLDHFQEDMFSIFERARRMSKLNSQLFRDSVTLQTEYIKVRDELCGNGSTLQSRALEFTETELNKQLQQLHSQRGSDQDNELLGEDEDSKPPPQPTDGTNNSSLSHNEIQYFVGDFVYLTPPDKNCDYPMLHIERLWTNSEGRQMVYGCLYYRPAETFHQPNRKFFEQEVFKTDKHNAYPLTDVVGKCYVLPLLDYVKMKPEGVDDKDVYVCESRYNTRNRFFKKIKSFPFNVGERVTLVERPEPLGLKRVDSVFKERIERHKEELAELDEETKISRRSLPNVLKIHPEGATNYTYYEQYNISSGAIKLGDFVYVKGREPGKKAIRQINQLYVTTEGTAYFIGTVFKNAQQCNPNGDHLFYKQELYLTGGLETLPVSDISSRCIVLSQKDYCTFRPTEIREVDVYICENFLDEMNQRVSPLQVGLRKFKLSPMVTHDEIYTFRRPIAVHKMDLSTSTLKKQPASYESSPMTPRMDMDYEDSMDGPPPSVASVDSGATTITPKPIKKAPTGKQFQQMTGKKQMTGYILFSAEIRKSITQKNPNANFGEISRLVGIEWKCLMESDRKVYEDRAHQLNLESAERALSGNGPDSPQTPQASTPDLPLPNNPDVVFECLWETCDYMFEDLLDLSDHLLLEPSGHVHKVGQVFECGWRGCSRHKKSSLAPFPMVQRLMRHVREIHIQKNTGRIIQHCDRSRNFVASSRRSLVNQQPAQTSSTTYPTTGSPHSSLQGLLHGRGNSFSSGTMQSPYPGLLPSSAGQPGHLPYSNAGVSGSPVPSKFCDPIFVAPPPKTQRLLHSEAYIKYIENLDKPFISNWEKHLMASQDSTVVNDSGRLPAQWLANGPGTHGTVVTALWALREYMMKDSLGIAKIL from the exons ATGCCGAAGCGCAAGCGGCCAGCTGacggggaggaaggggagggtggaagTGCAGGATCAGTATCAACTGCTGCCTCCTCCCCAGGGGCAGCTACACCAGCACCAGCTGCCACACCCCTAGCGGAGGGTAGGCCGAAACGGCGCAGAAATGACACAACGCTC GTGGATACAATCCAGTTCATATTTGATGCGctacgaaataaaaagaaagatgacgATACCTATACATGTGAGCCCTTCCTGCGTGTTCCTAAGAAGAAGACTGAGCCTCAGTACTATGATATGATCAAGAATCCCATTGACATGCTCAAGATTCAACAGAAGATCAAAACTGATGTCTATAATGACTTGGATGAGTTCTGCAAAGATGTTCAGTTATTGGTTGATAATGCCAAGCTGTATTATGCCAAG TCCACCGATGAATATAAGGATGCCTGCGAACTGTTTGAGATATTCCTAGTGGCGAAGGACAAGGCACCCGAAGAGATCAACAAAGAGAAGATGAGACTGCAGCAACAAGCAGAAGAGGATGAAAGGCACATGAAGAAA AAGAATCTTTCTGTGCAGAGAGGCCGACCACCAAAAACATCCTTAGCCATGTCAGCTCCTATGATTTTGGAGGAAGATGGTGAGCCCATGACCATGGAAGATGTCATTGAAGAGCTGTTTGGAGCAGTCATGACTGCCATGGATCCTGAGGGTCGATTGTATTCCTATGATTTTCGTCTATTGCCATCAAGAGAA AAATATCCCGATTACTACCAGATAATTGATCGTCCAATAGATCTGAAAACCATCGCCCAGcgaatcatgaataaaaaatacaataatattgaTGAGCTGGAGGAGGACTTGAATCTCATGTTTAACAATGCTTGTGCCTTCAATGAACCAGGCTCAAGAATATTCAAAGATGCTAGAACTTTGAAAAAATTGACACAGTTGCGAAAGGATGATTTGCTTCAGATTCTTCACGCTAAGAAGAGTGTCCGTCTCAG GAGTAAACGTAGCATAACAAACCAGTTATGGTCAGTGTTGATGGCTGAATTAGAGGAGGGGATGGAATTGCCACTACCTGAAGAGGACAGCGGGGGAACAGAGATGCCTCTGAGCACAACCCATGAAGATGAGGAAAGTGACGAAGATGTTGACCCAGATAATCCCCAATGGCAACTTTTCCTGGCTGCTAAGAATTTAACTTCAACAAGCG AACCTTCGTACTGTCTTGCCGAGCCATTTAGGCGTCTGCCAAACAGACGTTGGCATGCTGACTATTACGTCGAAATCCGCAATCCTATTTCACTCTCACAGATTCGAAAGAAGATTGTG AAAGGGGACTACCAGTATATATCAGAAATGGTTGAAGATTTCAACCTTATGTTTGACAATGCTCAGCAGTACAACCGACCGGACTCAAGGATCTATCGGGATGCTGTGAAGCTCCAAAAGTTTGTTCAGAACAAAGCAGATGAGCTCAGTACTATAGATGAGGAT GACACAGATAGCGAAAGCGACGACGACGACTCTCAGTCGCAAAACAAACGTCGTTTTGGACGCATCAACAGACCTCTTACATTCAGACGTCGAGCCAGAATCCTGTTCAAGACACTGATGGATTACATGACTGAGGATGGAAGACAACCAATCGTTGCTTTCATTGAGAAGCCTGACAAACGCAACTATCCAGATTACTATGAG GTTATAAAGCAACCCATTGATATGGAAAGGATCCTCCAGAAGTTGAAGTCCAACATTTACATGACCGTTGATGACATGCTAGCTGACATGACATTAATGTTCCAAAACGCGTGTAGGTATAATGAACCCGATTCCCAGATATACAGAGATGCTCTCACATTACAGCGACATGTATTACAG AAACGCCTTGAATTAAGCACGGCAGAGGATGGTATTCCTAAAGTTGGAGCTTTAGTTCAAGAACTTTTAATGTGTCTGTTCATCAGTGTATTTAACCATGAAGAGGAATATGGCAGATACTCTGCAGAGTCCTTTTTTGATATGCCTGATTATGAAGAG GTTGATGGCAAGAAAACCAGGCTACTGTCATTTGACATCATGAAACGACGTCTTGACAAGGGAATGTACACTCGCCTCGATCACTTCCAAGAagatatgttttctatttttgaaagAGCCCGCAGAATGTCCAAGTTGAATTCGCAGTTGTTCCGGGATTCAGTTACTCTGCAGACAGAATACATCAAAGTCAG GGATGAACTGTGTGGCAATGGATCAACCCTTCAGTCTCGCGCATTAGAGTTTACAGAGACAGAATTAAATAAACAGCTGCAACAGTTGCACTCTCAACGAGGTTCTGATCAGGATAATGAACTGCTTGGAGAAGATGAAGATTCAAAG CCACCTCCCCAACCAACAGACGGTACAAATAACAGCAGTCTGAGCCATAATGAAATCCAGTACTTTGTTGGAGACTTTGTGTACCTGACTCCACCAGATAAG AACTGCGACTATCCAATGCTACACATTGAAAGATTGTGGACCAATAGTGAAGGTCGTCAGATGGTGTATGGATGCCTGTACTATCGCCCTGCGGAGACATTCCATCAACCAAACCGTAAAttttttgaacaagaagtgttcaAAACAGACAAGCACAATGCCTATCCATTAACAGAT gttGTCGGAAAATGCTATGTATTACCTTTGCTAGACTATGTTAAGATGAAGCCTGAAGGTGTTGATGATAAAGATGTCTATGTATGTGAATCACGATACAATACAAGAAACAGATTCTTTAAGAAAATTAAG TCATTTCCATTTAATGTTGGAGAGAGAGTTACGCTGGTTGAGAGACCAGAGCCACTGGGGTTGAAGCGTGTCGATTCCGTTTTTAAGGAGAGAATAGAAAGGCACAAGGAAGAACTTGCGGAACTAGATGAAGAAACGAAAATTAGCCGGAGGTCCTTACCG AACGTTTTGAAGATTCATCCTGAAGGTGCAACCAATTATACCTACTACGAGCAGTACAACATATCATCCGGTGCCATAAAACTTGGAGACTTCGTTTATGTCAAAGGTAGAGAACCAGGAAAGAAGGctataaggcaaataaatcagcTCTATGTTACAACAGA AGGGACGGCATACTTTATTGGAACAGTATTCAAGAATGCACAGCAGTGCAATCCTAATGGCGACCATCTGTTCTACAAGCAGGAGTTGTACCTTACTGGTGGCCTTGAGACTCTCCCAGTCTCGGACATTAGTAGTCGCTGTATTGTTCTCAGTCAAAAAGATTATTGTACAT TCCGTCCAACTGAAATCAGAGAAGTTGATGTATATATCTGTGAGAACTTCTTAGATGAAATGAACCAGCGAGTAAGCCCCTTACAAGTAGGGTTGCGCAAATTCAAGCTCTCACCAATGGTTACGCACGATGAAATCTATACATTCAGAAGACCTATTGCTGTCCATAag ATGGATCTGTCTACTTCTACTTTGAAAAAGCAACCAGCAagctat GAATCTTCTCCAATGACTCCAAGAATGGACATGGACTATGAAGATTCCATGGATGGCCCGCCTCCTTCTGTAGCGTCAGTCGATTCAGGTGCCACTACGATCACTCCAAAGCCCATCAAAAAAGCACCAACAGGG aaacaattcCAGCAAATGACAGGAAAGAAACAGATGACTGGGTACATTTTGTTCTCAGCAGAGATTCGAAAAAGCATAACCCAGAAAAATCCAAATGCAAACTTTGGAGAAATTTCCCGACTTGTCGGAATCGAGTGGAAGTGCTTGATGGAAAGTGACCGCAAGGTGTACGAAGACAGAGCTCATCAACTCAATTTGGAAAGTGCCGAAAGAGCACTTAGTGGCAATGGACCAGATTCTCCTCAGACTCCACAG GCATCCACTCCTGACTTGCCTCTTCCTAACAACCCTGATGTTGTATTCGAGTGCTTGTGGGAGACTTGTGATTACATGTTTGAAGATTTACTCGATTTGAGTGATCATCTATTACTCGAGCCATCTGGGCATGTACATAAAGTTGGTCAAG TGTTTGAGTGTGGATGGCGAGGCTGCTCACGACATAAAAAGAGTTCTCTGGCTCCTTTCCCAATGGTACAACGTCTGATGAGACACGTTCGTGAAATTCATATTCAGAAAAATACTGGGAGAATAATACAACACTGTGATCGTTCCAG AAATTTTGTTGCTTCCTCTCGTCGATCTTTGGTAAATCAGCAGCCAGCTCAGACTTCATCCACTACATACCCCACCACAGGATCTCCGCATTCCAGTCTACAAG